From a region of the Gottschalkia purinilytica genome:
- a CDS encoding (S)-benzoin forming benzil reductase, translated as MKYIIITGTSRGLGESLAKKSFKKDNHIICISRKKNTSLIEEAKEKDINLDYFEYDLNDTDNIDTLMKNVFDKIETSKAEGVYLINNAGTVSPIKPIEKCEKYDIIRNINVNLTSLMLITSFFMKYTKELEVEKRVINISSGASEKAYHGWGCYCTSKAGIDMFTKCIALEEENKDHPVKIVSFTPGIMDTNMQKEIRSSKEEDFIQLQRFIDFKEKGKLLSTEIVAGAITDLLHSDKFKQGSMIDISECL; from the coding sequence ATGAAATATATTATAATAACAGGAACATCACGAGGATTAGGAGAGTCATTAGCAAAAAAATCATTTAAAAAGGATAATCACATCATTTGTATATCTAGAAAGAAAAATACATCTTTAATTGAAGAAGCAAAAGAAAAAGATATAAATCTAGATTATTTTGAATATGATTTAAATGATACAGACAATATAGATACTTTAATGAAAAATGTTTTTGATAAGATTGAAACTTCAAAAGCTGAAGGAGTTTATCTAATAAATAATGCAGGAACAGTTTCTCCGATAAAGCCAATTGAGAAATGCGAAAAGTATGATATTATAAGAAATATAAATGTTAACTTGACTTCACTTATGTTGATAACATCTTTTTTTATGAAATATACAAAGGAACTTGAAGTAGAAAAAAGAGTAATAAATATATCTTCTGGTGCAAGTGAAAAGGCATATCATGGATGGGGATGTTATTGTACTTCGAAAGCAGGAATAGATATGTTTACTAAATGTATAGCACTAGAGGAAGAAAATAAGGACCATCCTGTAAAAATAGTTTCCTTTACTCCAGGTATTATGGATACAAATATGCAGAAAGAAATAAGATCTTCAAAAGAAGAAGACTTTATACAGCTACAGAGATTCATTGACTTTAAGGAAAAAGGAAAACTGCTATCAACGGAAATCGTGGCAGGTGCTATAACTGATTTATTACATAGCGATAAATTTAAGCAAGGTAGCATGATTGATATAAGTGAATGTTTATAA
- a CDS encoding DUF4878 domain-containing protein translates to MKKLSKILSALLVLILSVFTLSGCSDKEKPTATVKDFLETFKSKNYEKVYSFVNDSESIKDKLNASNAEMPDKVSKVILDKIADVKYEVTEEKIEKNKASVKVKLEVNDIGHALTETITEYMQTALTMAFDENADEKAMEKLAEEKMLDKLNGKLDKVTKDVEIKLEKKNDKWVIEPSDDLINALTGNMKALAEAFEE, encoded by the coding sequence ATGAAAAAATTATCAAAAATACTATCTGCACTTTTAGTACTTATATTGTCAGTCTTTACTTTATCAGGATGTAGTGATAAGGAAAAACCTACAGCAACAGTAAAAGATTTTTTAGAAACTTTTAAAAGTAAAAATTATGAAAAAGTATATTCCTTTGTTAATGATTCTGAAAGTATTAAGGATAAATTAAATGCTTCTAATGCAGAAATGCCAGATAAAGTAAGTAAAGTTATCTTAGACAAAATTGCAGATGTAAAATACGAAGTGACAGAAGAAAAAATTGAGAAGAATAAAGCTTCAGTTAAGGTAAAACTCGAAGTAAATGACATAGGCCATGCATTGACAGAAACAATAACAGAATATATGCAAACTGCACTAACAATGGCATTTGATGAAAATGCTGATGAAAAAGCTATGGAAAAACTAGCAGAGGAAAAAATGCTAGATAAATTAAATGGAAAGTTAGATAAAGTTACTAAGGATGTAGAGATCAAACTCGAGAAGAAAAACGACAAGTGGGTTATAGAACCATCTGATGATTTAATAAATGCTTTAACTGGGAATATGAAGGCTCTAGCAGAAGCTTTTGAAGAATAA
- a CDS encoding RNA-splicing ligase RtcB, which translates to MLEIKGKYNTAKVFTDNIEEEAINQILQICNQEDFKDCKIRIMPDVHIGKGCAIGTSMTITDKVVPNLVGVDIGCGMITVQIKEKEIDFEKLDKIIRENIPHGFNTRKKEHLYIDLINFENLVCRKYINIKRVKLSLGTLGGGNHFIELDKDIEGNIYLVVHSGSRYLGKQIAELYQKLAIKKHTELKNTEIPKGLMYLKDKDMEDYLNDMMIAQAYATLNRKAIADIIMKEMNWTYVDSFTTIHNYIDMDNKILRKGAVSAQKNEKLLIPINMKEGSLICIGKGNKEWNFTAPHGAGRIFSRNKAKEIISIDAYKESMKEVWSTCVNEKTIDESPMAYKSINEIKENILDTAEIIKHIKSIYNFKSN; encoded by the coding sequence ATGTTAGAAATAAAAGGGAAATATAATACAGCTAAAGTATTTACAGATAATATAGAGGAAGAAGCTATTAATCAAATACTTCAAATTTGTAATCAAGAAGATTTTAAAGATTGTAAGATTAGAATAATGCCAGATGTTCATATTGGTAAAGGCTGTGCTATAGGTACCTCAATGACAATAACAGATAAGGTAGTACCTAATTTAGTTGGTGTAGATATAGGTTGTGGTATGATCACAGTACAAATAAAAGAGAAAGAAATAGATTTTGAAAAACTAGATAAAATAATAAGAGAAAACATACCTCATGGATTTAATACACGTAAGAAAGAACACCTATACATAGATTTGATAAACTTTGAAAATCTTGTTTGTAGAAAATACATAAATATAAAAAGAGTAAAACTAAGTTTAGGAACACTTGGTGGTGGAAATCATTTTATAGAACTTGATAAGGATATAGAAGGAAATATTTACTTAGTTGTTCATAGTGGAAGTAGATATCTAGGTAAACAAATAGCAGAGCTTTATCAAAAACTAGCTATAAAGAAACATACTGAACTAAAAAATACTGAGATTCCTAAAGGTCTCATGTATCTAAAAGATAAAGATATGGAAGATTATTTAAATGATATGATGATAGCTCAAGCATATGCTACTTTAAATAGAAAAGCTATTGCTGATATCATAATGAAAGAGATGAATTGGACATATGTAGATAGCTTTACTACAATACATAACTATATTGATATGGATAATAAAATACTTCGTAAGGGAGCAGTTTCTGCACAAAAAAATGAAAAGCTGTTAATACCTATAAATATGAAAGAGGGATCTTTGATTTGCATAGGGAAAGGAAACAAAGAATGGAATTTCACAGCTCCACATGGTGCAGGAAGAATATTCAGTAGAAATAAAGCAAAAGAAATTATAAGTATAGATGCCTATAAAGAAAGTATGAAAGAAGTTTGGTCGACATGTGTAAATGAAAAAACTATAGATGAATCACCAATGGCCTATAAATCTATTAATGAAATCAAAGAAAATATTCTAGATACTGCTGAAATTATAAAACACATAAAGTCAATATATAACTTTAAATCTAATTAA
- a CDS encoding nucleoid-associated protein, translating to MSETKEVFVEKLILHILDNCLGLPVLSEEEHPFDDDINEFMIKHIDRVFEDVNLKQAYFEDENNIVKKLCDNILEDNNVFIYCSKKFGELLYDTMLKNPDIPSADLVCSLFSRDGVRYLGLFIFTYKTSYIHYIEELETKRINKVIKQKTALPNENQKVEECVIINLEDYSMLLKEKKYEIDGEKQYYLSKKILKSEYIMSDKEKMDIINKASKRVIKEHYDGDITKIAEIKNIIVESVEDSNTVDIEEIKGKVFDNNPEMQNIYVEEIEKSGLTDKTITVSDNVSKKIAKKQRLVTDDGIEIKLPVSYLTRKDKVEFLNNQDGTVSILLKNIRDIKDK from the coding sequence ATGTCAGAAACTAAAGAGGTTTTTGTTGAGAAGCTTATATTACATATTTTAGACAACTGTTTAGGATTACCGGTTCTATCAGAAGAAGAGCATCCTTTTGATGATGATATAAATGAATTCATGATAAAACACATTGATAGAGTGTTTGAAGATGTTAATCTTAAACAAGCTTATTTTGAAGATGAAAATAATATAGTAAAAAAATTATGTGATAATATTCTTGAAGATAATAATGTATTTATATATTGTTCTAAAAAATTCGGGGAACTATTATATGATACTATGCTAAAAAATCCAGATATACCTTCGGCAGATTTAGTATGTAGCTTATTTAGTAGAGATGGAGTAAGATATCTAGGTTTATTTATATTTACTTATAAAACATCATATATACACTATATTGAGGAACTTGAAACTAAAAGAATAAATAAAGTAATTAAGCAAAAAACAGCTTTACCTAATGAAAATCAGAAAGTAGAAGAATGTGTAATAATAAATTTAGAAGACTATTCCATGCTTTTAAAAGAGAAAAAATATGAGATAGATGGAGAGAAACAATATTATCTCTCTAAGAAAATATTGAAGTCTGAATATATAATGTCTGATAAAGAAAAGATGGATATAATAAATAAAGCTTCAAAGAGAGTGATAAAGGAACATTATGATGGAGATATTACTAAAATTGCTGAAATTAAAAATATTATAGTTGAAAGTGTTGAAGATTCTAATACAGTTGACATAGAAGAGATAAAGGGAAAAGTATTTGATAATAATCCAGAGATGCAAAATATATATGTAGAAGAGATAGAGAAAAGTGGATTAACAGATAAAACAATTACAGTTAGTGATAATGTAAGTAAAAAGATTGCTAAAAAACAAAGGTTAGTAACTGATGATGGAATAGAAATTAAGTTACCAGTATCTTATTTAACGAGAAAAGATAAAGTAGAATTTCTAAATAATCAAGATGGAACAGTGTCTATATTACTAAAAAATATAAGAGATATAAAAGACAAATAA
- a CDS encoding MATE family efflux transporter has translation MLKSLVNFTFNDREFYKTLSKLALPIFVQNLITSSLNMVDTIMVGRLGELELASVGIVNQIFFLFNFIIVGITAGCGVFIAQYSGIKDTKNIKKVLGISLSMVVINAAIFMIAGLIFPENVMGLFSKETEVVLLGKEYFQVVCISYIFTAITFSFANASKSIGNTAVPMVTSFIAVTTNIILNYILIFGKLGFPAMGVKGAAMATVIARILETTILLTYIYSKKGILAAKLNELFSFNKAFLLKVLKTVSDTVLIEITWALGVVVYAAIYARMGYKAIAAVNIHTTVQSFFLIAVYGISNSAVVMVGNEIGAGNEEKAKTYARRFAVLAVILGLFLSALMAFSAKYVVTFFNISEGLRSDAIKVLYAAAILFVSFVFDTIIMVGALRGGGDTKVPLIAETFTMWCLGVPLAYIGAFVLKLPIYGVIFFVNIEEFLKSIFVLYRLLSNKWMKKVIENA, from the coding sequence GTGCTCAAAAGTCTGGTGAACTTTACATTTAATGACAGAGAGTTTTATAAGACACTCTCTAAGCTGGCGCTACCTATATTCGTACAGAACTTGATAACTTCATCTTTGAATATGGTAGATACAATTATGGTTGGAAGATTAGGAGAATTGGAACTTGCATCAGTAGGTATAGTAAATCAAATTTTCTTTCTATTCAACTTTATAATTGTAGGAATAACAGCAGGATGTGGAGTTTTTATAGCACAATATTCAGGTATTAAGGATACCAAAAATATTAAGAAGGTATTGGGTATATCTCTTAGTATGGTAGTTATCAATGCTGCTATATTTATGATTGCAGGATTGATATTTCCTGAGAATGTTATGGGTTTATTCAGTAAAGAAACAGAAGTTGTATTACTTGGTAAAGAGTATTTTCAAGTAGTATGTATAAGTTATATATTTACTGCGATAACTTTTTCATTTGCAAACGCTTCAAAAAGTATAGGAAATACTGCTGTTCCTATGGTGACAAGTTTTATAGCAGTAACAACTAATATAATATTAAACTATATATTGATATTTGGTAAATTAGGATTTCCTGCTATGGGAGTTAAAGGAGCTGCTATGGCTACAGTTATAGCAAGGATATTAGAGACAACTATACTTTTAACGTATATATACAGTAAAAAAGGTATATTAGCAGCAAAGTTAAATGAGCTTTTTAGTTTTAATAAAGCTTTTTTATTAAAAGTGCTGAAAACGGTTTCAGATACCGTTTTAATAGAAATAACTTGGGCATTAGGTGTTGTAGTATATGCCGCAATATATGCAAGAATGGGATATAAGGCTATAGCAGCTGTAAATATCCATACAACTGTTCAAAGTTTCTTTTTAATAGCTGTTTATGGAATATCTAATTCAGCAGTAGTTATGGTAGGAAATGAAATAGGAGCTGGTAATGAAGAAAAAGCTAAAACGTATGCACGAAGATTTGCAGTACTTGCTGTTATATTAGGATTATTTTTATCCGCATTAATGGCATTTAGTGCAAAATATGTTGTAACTTTTTTCAACATCTCTGAGGGGCTACGTAGTGATGCTATAAAAGTACTATATGCAGCAGCTATACTATTTGTATCATTTGTATTTGATACAATAATAATGGTAGGGGCTTTAAGAGGTGGAGGAGATACAAAAGTTCCATTGATTGCAGAAACATTTACTATGTGGTGTTTAGGAGTGCCTCTTGCATATATAGGTGCCTTTGTTCTTAAACTTCCTATATATGGAGTTATATTCTTTGTAAATATAGAAGAATTCCTTAAATCTATATTTGTATTATATAGGTTACTATCTAATAAATGGATGAAAAAGGTTATAGAAAATGCATAA
- a CDS encoding DUF5052 family protein has product MKIKKILLAAILGISLISLSACTEDTKRSVKDFKSNWTGGLERTVQVYSNDGKLIKEYKGKIDIENKDDGTTKFDIDGKRVIIKNAIVIIEES; this is encoded by the coding sequence ATGAAAATAAAAAAGATACTATTAGCCGCTATATTAGGAATATCTTTGATATCATTATCTGCTTGTACTGAAGATACTAAGAGAAGTGTAAAGGATTTTAAATCGAATTGGACTGGTGGACTAGAGAGAACAGTACAAGTGTATAGTAATGATGGAAAACTAATTAAAGAATATAAAGGTAAAATAGATATAGAAAATAAAGATGATGGAACTACAAAGTTTGATATAGATGGAAAGAGAGTAATTATAAAAAATGCTATAGTTATAATTGAAGAAAGCTAG
- a CDS encoding ECF transporter S component produces MRLPISINGGLIHLGTGMLFISSIVFGKKKGAISGAIGMTIFDVLSGWVAWAPFTFVVRWIMGYIVGYYVTEGILYGNWISPVTSIPGNAIQIAAGGIVSLPLAYSLKRTKAF; encoded by the coding sequence ATAAGATTACCTATATCTATTAATGGAGGATTGATCCATCTAGGAACTGGTATGCTTTTTATATCTTCAATTGTTTTCGGAAAGAAAAAGGGTGCAATTTCTGGAGCAATAGGAATGACAATATTTGATGTTCTTTCAGGATGGGTAGCGTGGGCTCCATTTACTTTTGTTGTTAGATGGATAATGGGGTATATAGTTGGATATTATGTAACAGAAGGTATACTTTATGGAAATTGGATATCTCCAGTGACTTCAATACCAGGAAATGCTATTCAAATAGCTGCAGGTGGTATAGTATCATTACCTTTAGCATATTCATTAAAAAGAACAAAAGCTTTTTAG
- a CDS encoding ABC transporter ATP-binding protein, producing MNLLKENKHVIKRILLLYKPYKTKLALIITCVTISSVISILYPLISKQIMDVGILEKNLGIVAKLSIITLLLTLIDMSVGFIGTRYRSYLASVITYDLHRMVFKHLLKLKVSFFRKIDFTEEMNNINIDINNISKVSDQGILFTISQIFKMIGGFLGLTLIDWRLSLIIILIIPIRYSFMRYFAMRKKKLVEDYIDYNKEYSSWYEDTINGIKDIKLFGTDRIKIGEFIRKQRNIIKVNIKLASLNKANELQEVILTKWAVCLIYILGTYMIIQSKLSIGDLFAFVIYVFYVMKPISTISNIGNEFSNIIPSAKRLFEFFEIECETDEKEKGKLLNLNTDNIEGKIKFRNVTVCYKNGQLALDRVNFTINSGEKVAIICPNGESKSVILNIILRFVKPDSGNIFLDRTNINDIKLKEYRNLISFVSQDIHLFDKTIMENITLNLKADENKIRNVAKKSGVYDFISKMPKSYNTKVGSHGNTLSNIQKQNIAIARGLMKNFSVLLLDETTFNYDSKSFLHFNEILINEFKDKTVIVATHNLEILKRLDKIIVLKQGRIKDIGTHEELFKRSYEYQEIINYNIQRSKMMC from the coding sequence TTGAATCTTTTAAAAGAAAATAAACATGTTATAAAAAGAATATTATTGTTATATAAACCTTATAAAACAAAATTAGCTTTAATAATAACATGCGTAACTATATCTTCTGTGATAAGCATTTTATATCCATTGATCAGTAAGCAAATTATGGATGTTGGAATATTAGAGAAGAATCTAGGTATTGTTGCTAAGCTTTCAATTATAACATTATTATTAACTCTTATAGACATGAGTGTTGGATTTATAGGAACTAGATATAGATCTTATCTAGCATCTGTCATTACATATGATTTACATAGAATGGTATTTAAACATCTTTTAAAGCTGAAAGTTAGTTTTTTTCGTAAAATTGACTTTACAGAAGAAATGAATAATATAAATATTGATATAAATAATATCTCTAAAGTTTCAGATCAAGGAATACTTTTTACAATAAGTCAAATATTTAAAATGATAGGAGGCTTCTTAGGATTAACTCTAATTGATTGGAGATTATCTCTTATTATTATATTAATTATTCCTATAAGATACTCCTTTATGAGATATTTTGCTATGAGAAAGAAAAAATTAGTTGAAGACTATATAGATTATAATAAAGAGTATTCATCATGGTATGAAGACACTATAAATGGAATTAAGGATATAAAGCTTTTTGGTACCGACAGAATAAAAATAGGAGAGTTTATAAGAAAACAAAGAAATATTATTAAAGTTAATATTAAGTTGGCTTCATTAAATAAGGCTAACGAATTACAAGAAGTAATATTAACAAAATGGGCAGTATGTTTGATATACATATTAGGAACTTATATGATTATACAATCTAAATTATCTATAGGGGATTTATTTGCTTTCGTAATTTATGTTTTTTATGTTATGAAACCGATTTCCACGATATCAAACATAGGTAATGAGTTTTCAAATATAATTCCTTCTGCCAAAAGATTGTTTGAGTTTTTTGAAATAGAATGTGAAACAGATGAAAAAGAAAAAGGAAAGTTATTAAATTTAAATACTGATAATATAGAAGGAAAGATAAAATTTAGAAATGTCACAGTTTGCTATAAAAATGGACAATTAGCATTAGATAGGGTTAATTTTACTATTAATAGTGGTGAAAAAGTTGCAATAATATGTCCAAATGGTGAGTCTAAATCTGTTATACTAAATATTATTTTAAGATTTGTGAAACCAGATAGTGGAAATATATTTCTAGATAGAACTAACATAAATGATATAAAGTTAAAAGAGTATAGGAATCTTATTTCATTTGTTTCTCAAGATATACATTTATTTGATAAAACTATAATGGAGAATATAACACTTAATTTAAAAGCTGATGAAAATAAGATTAGGAATGTAGCTAAAAAAAGTGGAGTGTACGATTTTATATCTAAAATGCCTAAGAGTTATAATACTAAAGTTGGAAGCCATGGTAACACATTATCTAATATTCAAAAGCAAAATATTGCTATAGCTAGGGGACTTATGAAAAACTTTAGCGTATTGCTATTAGATGAAACTACTTTTAACTATGATTCCAAATCATTTCTACATTTTAATGAGATTTTAATAAATGAATTTAAAGATAAAACTGTCATTGTGGCAACTCATAATTTAGAAATATTAAAGAGATTAGATAAAATTATTGTATTGAAACAAGGAAGAATAAAAGATATTGGAACTCACGAAGAATTATTTAAAAGAAGTTATGAATATCAGGAAATAATTAATTATAATATTCAAAGAAGTAAAATGATGTGCTAA
- a CDS encoding thiamine pyrophosphate-binding protein encodes MNIARGIMKYLKSNEVKTIYGIPSGTISPLVDAFNDEDIEYIITRNEAGASFSATKYASITKDLGVCLIAGAVGLANGLNGIAEAMSSKSPVLVISGTVKLSQRNLGAIQGLDLSETLSHITKYSKTILRKEDVFNELHKAITIAKTPPYGPVHISIPLDIQLEEFNDDLPELAIGGCISNDVDGLDNIIEYINKVNTGIILVGSGCRGLGEEVKRLSRLTGFKTITTPNGKGVIKGDFELNLGNYGFAGSDLANEVVDSDYGECIIALGTSLGESSTRNYNKKLIEKRRLIHIDYDKDVLGRVFQEGLFCVSDLKYAIDYINRKIDRKEYEEERIEKINNDYVLDHTGLSLRLLVENITDILPKSTFYVSDIGESINYLYKYLKINEEADFESNLNYGCMGTGICGSIGVQKANPDMTVAAFVGDGSFFMNGFEVITAKEYNLPIIYFIINNAKYGYVDRGHQVLFGRSIDKFSHDRIDISTLCNNLGIESIQISDIDDLNKLKDKVTMRQKPLVVEVTVDGSEPVPIDRFKTLSK; translated from the coding sequence GTGAACATAGCAAGGGGGATCATGAAATATTTAAAAAGCAATGAAGTAAAAACTATATATGGTATACCATCAGGTACAATTAGTCCACTAGTAGATGCTTTTAATGATGAAGACATAGAGTATATAATAACTAGAAATGAGGCGGGGGCCTCATTCAGTGCTACTAAATATGCTAGTATAACTAAAGATTTAGGAGTGTGTTTAATTGCAGGAGCAGTAGGACTAGCTAACGGATTAAATGGTATTGCAGAAGCTATGAGTTCTAAATCACCAGTACTTGTAATATCAGGTACAGTGAAATTAAGTCAAAGAAACTTAGGTGCAATACAAGGATTGGATCTTTCTGAAACATTATCACATATAACAAAGTATAGTAAGACAATATTAAGAAAAGAAGATGTATTTAATGAGTTACATAAAGCAATAACTATTGCAAAGACACCTCCTTATGGACCAGTTCATATAAGTATTCCTTTAGATATACAATTAGAAGAATTTAATGATGATTTACCTGAGTTAGCTATAGGTGGATGTATTAGTAATGATGTAGATGGTTTGGATAATATTATTGAATATATAAATAAAGTAAATACAGGAATTATTTTAGTAGGCAGTGGATGTAGAGGATTAGGAGAAGAAGTAAAAAGACTAAGTAGATTAACTGGTTTTAAAACAATAACCACACCTAATGGCAAAGGAGTTATAAAAGGAGATTTTGAACTGAATCTAGGTAATTATGGTTTTGCAGGTTCGGATCTAGCTAATGAAGTAGTAGATAGCGACTACGGAGAATGTATAATAGCTCTAGGAACAAGCTTAGGGGAATCATCTACTAGAAACTACAATAAAAAACTAATAGAGAAAAGAAGATTAATACATATAGATTATGATAAAGATGTGTTAGGAAGGGTATTTCAAGAAGGATTATTTTGTGTAAGTGATTTGAAATATGCTATAGACTATATAAATAGGAAAATTGACAGAAAAGAATATGAAGAAGAGAGAATAGAGAAAATAAATAATGACTATGTATTAGATCATACCGGACTATCTTTAAGACTTTTAGTAGAAAACATCACAGATATACTTCCTAAAAGCACATTTTATGTATCAGATATAGGTGAAAGTATAAATTATTTATATAAATATTTAAAAATAAATGAAGAAGCAGATTTTGAGTCAAATTTAAATTATGGATGCATGGGAACCGGAATATGTGGATCTATAGGTGTACAAAAAGCAAATCCAGATATGACAGTAGCAGCATTTGTAGGTGATGGTTCTTTTTTTATGAATGGTTTTGAAGTAATAACAGCTAAAGAATATAATCTACCAATTATATACTTTATTATAAATAATGCTAAATACGGATATGTAGATAGAGGCCATCAAGTACTATTTGGTAGAAGTATAGATAAGTTTTCACACGATAGAATAGATATATCAACACTTTGTAATAATTTGGGAATAGAGTCTATTCAAATAAGTGATATAGATGATTTGAACAAATTAAAAGATAAAGTAACAATGAGACAAAAACCATTAGTTGTAGAAGTAACAGTAGATGGTAGTGAACCTGTTCCAATTGATCGATTCAAAACCTTAAGTAAATAA